In Halapricum desulfuricans, a single window of DNA contains:
- a CDS encoding sensor histidine kinase produces MVPEFVRRHLGAKFLVALLLVAVLISVIGFATYVEIQGTIQEEATDELETTGQLRAQSVSQWVAGTRAQTALVADPQLAPNETALDASLSAAKAGSESAIIDVHYVDTDRNTVVASTNDEYGGRGLDDVGSNWIDPLARLGDDPDAVTFSRQSYTVGGDRAIALVGRVTEHSAVVVVSRFVPTFDDSDIRTTLVTAEGNRVATTDAAREFERTDAFTAAVQAGTSRTVEAGGEVRTYVPVEGTDWIAVSTAPKADLYSVSATAGRNVLLLAVTALVSLAAVGFVLGRSTVVPLVRLREHIQEIESGSLDVDLETAREDEIGRLFTAFDNMRDALEVQFRDARQARHEAESSRQEMERQNRRLDQFASTLSHDLRNPLAVARGHVELLRTKLDDSQGELLEHVEKIDGAHDRIDSIIDDVLTLTRKGESVEETERFELEDAASEAWSNIDNKDATLRVEDSIAIEGDRSRLLRALENLFRNSIDHVGPEVTVTVGLTEDGFYVEDDGPGIPDEEMDAIFEYGHTNSEDGTGIGLSIVRTIAEAHGWSVWVDGTSGRGARFVFSDVFATEERLFEESAFTWEHARADDD; encoded by the coding sequence GTGGTACCCGAGTTCGTCCGTCGTCATCTCGGGGCGAAGTTCCTCGTCGCGCTGTTGCTCGTCGCCGTTCTCATCAGTGTCATCGGATTCGCCACGTACGTCGAGATCCAGGGGACGATACAGGAAGAGGCGACGGACGAACTCGAAACGACCGGCCAGTTGCGCGCACAGAGCGTCAGTCAGTGGGTGGCCGGCACGCGGGCACAGACAGCACTGGTCGCGGATCCACAGCTGGCTCCGAACGAGACGGCGCTCGACGCGTCTCTCTCGGCGGCGAAAGCCGGCAGCGAGAGCGCGATAATCGACGTCCACTACGTCGATACGGACCGAAACACCGTCGTCGCGAGTACGAACGACGAATACGGGGGGCGAGGGCTGGACGACGTCGGGTCGAACTGGATCGACCCCCTCGCTCGACTGGGCGACGATCCGGACGCGGTCACGTTTTCGAGACAGTCCTACACCGTCGGCGGTGATCGGGCGATCGCGCTGGTCGGGCGGGTAACCGAGCACAGTGCCGTCGTCGTCGTCAGTCGGTTCGTACCGACGTTCGACGACAGCGACATCCGGACGACGCTGGTGACTGCCGAGGGGAATCGGGTCGCCACGACCGACGCTGCGCGGGAGTTCGAGCGGACCGACGCGTTCACCGCAGCCGTCCAAGCGGGAACAAGCCGAACTGTCGAGGCCGGCGGGGAGGTACGCACGTACGTGCCAGTCGAGGGCACCGACTGGATCGCGGTCTCGACCGCTCCGAAAGCCGACCTCTACAGCGTCAGTGCGACCGCCGGGCGAAACGTCTTGCTGCTGGCGGTGACGGCGCTCGTCTCGCTTGCGGCCGTCGGCTTCGTTCTCGGCCGGAGCACGGTCGTCCCGCTCGTGCGACTCAGAGAACACATTCAGGAGATCGAATCCGGGTCGCTCGATGTCGATCTGGAGACGGCTCGCGAGGACGAGATCGGCAGGCTGTTCACGGCGTTCGACAACATGCGCGACGCGCTCGAGGTGCAGTTCCGGGACGCCCGGCAGGCGAGACACGAGGCCGAAAGCTCGCGTCAGGAGATGGAGCGCCAGAACCGGCGACTCGATCAGTTCGCCTCGACGTTGAGCCATGACCTCCGGAACCCGCTGGCGGTCGCGCGTGGCCACGTCGAACTCCTGCGGACCAAACTCGACGACTCCCAGGGGGAACTGCTCGAACACGTCGAGAAAATCGACGGGGCCCACGACCGAATCGACTCGATCATCGACGACGTGCTCACCCTGACCCGCAAGGGCGAGTCCGTCGAGGAGACCGAGCGGTTCGAGCTCGAAGACGCCGCCAGCGAGGCCTGGAGCAATATCGACAACAAGGACGCGACGCTTCGCGTCGAGGACAGCATCGCCATCGAGGGCGATCGGAGCCGGTTGCTGCGGGCGCTGGAGAACCTCTTTCGGAACTCGATCGATCACGTCGGCCCCGAGGTGACCGTGACGGTCGGGCTGACCGAAGACGGCTTCTACGTCGAGGACGACGGACCGGGCATCCCCGACGAGGAAATGGACGCAATCTTCGAGTACGGTCACACCAACAGCGAGGACGGCACCGGCATCGGCCTGTCGATCGTCAGGACGATCGCCGAGGCGCACGGCTGGTCGGTCTGGGTCGACGGGACGTCGGGTCGCGGCGCCCGGTTCGTCTTCTCCGACGTGTTCGCCACCGAGGAACGCCTGTTCGAGGAGTCGGCGTTCACCTGGGAACACGCCCGGGCTGACGACGACTAG
- a CDS encoding HAD family hydrolase, translating into MTSRAVVFDLDGTLAVPNRDRRTLLAEAIETTDAPPVSRSEYLDAHGQVVAGETRTPIFERLLTDGDPSPDAVARAYREAVNDALEPVDGVETLLEDLTDGPGYRVGVLTDGPSLAQRSKLDRLGWTERFDATLVTGELETRKPDPAAFEAITDRLGVDPERAIYVGDDPERDVAGAAAAGLDAVQVLHDEGSEPHPDANAVVERDALETGLKTVLASCCQP; encoded by the coding sequence ATGACCTCACGCGCGGTCGTGTTCGACCTCGATGGGACGCTCGCGGTCCCGAACCGTGACCGCCGGACGCTGCTCGCCGAAGCGATCGAGACGACCGACGCGCCACCGGTCTCTCGCTCGGAGTATCTCGACGCCCACGGACAGGTCGTGGCCGGCGAGACGCGCACACCGATTTTCGAACGGTTGCTGACCGACGGCGACCCGTCGCCGGACGCAGTCGCCCGCGCCTATCGCGAGGCTGTCAACGACGCGCTCGAACCCGTCGACGGCGTCGAGACCCTTCTCGAAGACCTCACCGACGGACCGGGGTATCGCGTTGGCGTCCTCACCGACGGTCCGTCGCTGGCCCAGCGGAGCAAGCTCGACCGGCTCGGCTGGACGGAGCGTTTCGACGCGACGCTCGTCACCGGCGAACTCGAGACGCGAAAACCCGATCCGGCCGCGTTCGAGGCGATCACGGACCGTCTCGGCGTCGACCCGGAGCGGGCGATCTACGTCGGTGACGACCCCGAGCGCGACGTCGCTGGAGCCGCAGCCGCCGGTCTCGATGCCGTGCAGGTTCTCCACGACGAGGGTTCCGAGCCCCACCCCGACGCGAACGCGGTCGTCGAACGCGACGCGCTCGAGACCGGCCTGAAAACCGTCCTGGCCTCGTGCTGTCAGCCGTAG
- a CDS encoding protein-L-isoaspartate O-methyltransferase family protein: MDPAVLREDMVDSLEHESKGCLGDEQVSLAMRSVEREAFVEEEAAYADRTFERHGTRVLAPSTAARLLDVLAPRPDERALVVGAGVGYTVAVIAEVVGATDTHAIDINRQLVYEARSNLSTAGYSEVLVDRRDGAEGLAAYAPYDCILLEAGVVEPPRALLEQLTSDGRLVAPLGAGTQTLSVVSRDGEIERHGTVAFQPMLVDGESPHEVERNRTHREDREFARKHAESRPGWEQDWIDWDDARR; this comes from the coding sequence ATGGATCCCGCGGTACTGCGCGAGGACATGGTCGACAGCCTCGAACACGAGAGCAAGGGCTGTCTCGGTGATGAGCAGGTGTCGCTGGCGATGCGGTCGGTCGAACGCGAGGCGTTCGTCGAGGAGGAGGCCGCCTACGCGGATCGAACGTTCGAACGCCACGGAACGCGCGTGCTCGCGCCGAGCACTGCCGCGCGTCTGCTGGACGTGCTCGCTCCGAGACCCGACGAGCGCGCGCTGGTCGTCGGCGCGGGCGTCGGCTACACCGTCGCCGTGATCGCCGAGGTCGTCGGCGCGACCGACACCCACGCGATCGACATCAACCGACAGCTGGTCTACGAGGCGCGATCGAACCTCTCGACGGCGGGCTACAGCGAGGTGCTCGTCGATCGCCGCGACGGGGCCGAGGGACTGGCCGCCTACGCCCCCTACGACTGTATCCTGCTGGAGGCGGGCGTCGTCGAGCCGCCGCGGGCGTTGCTCGAACAGTTGACGTCCGACGGTCGGCTCGTCGCGCCGCTAGGGGCCGGCACGCAGACGCTGTCGGTCGTCTCCAGGGACGGCGAGATCGAGCGACACGGGACCGTCGCCTTCCAGCCCATGCTGGTCGACGGCGAGTCGCCCCACGAGGTCGAGCGCAACCGGACCCACCGCGAGGATCGGGAGTTCGCTCGCAAACACGCCGAGTCCCGGCCCGGCTGGGAGCAGGACTGGATCGACTGGGACGACGCGCGGCGGTGA
- the srp19 gene encoding signal recognition particle subunit SRP19, producing MVENVIWPATLDAELTRSEGRRVPEDLAVPNPTVEEIAKAVQQVGYDARIEREKTYPREYEPRGRVVVTNADDATKSDLLGAVAAYMQVLRE from the coding sequence ATGGTCGAGAACGTCATCTGGCCCGCGACCCTCGACGCGGAGTTGACCCGCAGCGAGGGGCGACGGGTCCCGGAGGATCTGGCCGTCCCGAACCCGACAGTCGAGGAAATCGCCAAGGCTGTCCAGCAGGTGGGCTACGACGCCCGGATCGAGCGCGAGAAGACCTATCCACGCGAGTACGAACCGCGCGGGCGGGTCGTGGTCACGAACGCCGACGACGCAACGAAAAGCGACCTGCTGGGCGCTGTCGCGGCCTACATGCAGGTCCTGCGCGAATAA
- a CDS encoding H/ACA ribonucleoprotein complex subunit GAR1 yields the protein MQRAGTVTDIAQNVAIVRCPDDDHPEIGARLLDENLDTVGRVVDVFGPVERPFLAVSPDDGVRPASLLGAVLYYRDS from the coding sequence ATGCAGCGCGCCGGAACCGTCACGGATATCGCTCAAAACGTCGCAATCGTGCGCTGTCCCGACGACGACCACCCGGAAATCGGGGCGAGACTGCTAGACGAGAACCTCGATACGGTCGGCCGGGTCGTCGACGTCTTCGGCCCCGTCGAGCGACCGTTCCTGGCGGTCTCGCCTGACGACGGCGTACGGCCGGCGTCGCTTCTGGGGGCCGTCCTCTACTATCGCGATTCGTGA
- a CDS encoding presenilin family intramembrane aspartyl protease PSH, with product MDQRTRAIVAALGIAGIFLLVQLGALALVEPFEQAGLQATENPQNATNSLVYIAALLAMTGLMLLAFRYDLEVVIRGLVVLVGGYIGFVVLASIVPASVAPVAGASAIAWVAAGAIVLGLLIYPEWYVIDAAGIVMGAGAAGLFGISFGILPALVLLAALAVYDAISVYGTEHMLTLAEGVMDLRVPVVLVVPLSLSYSFLDADAPDSVAETDGSGSDTPGGEQGADDSHDGENSDETSDNERTPLDREALFIGLGDAVIPTVLVASAAAFAPESVPTVAAGGLSVPVTAIGAMIGTVLGLAVLLRMVLRGRAHAGLPLLNGGAIAGYLIAAVASGFSLAQAVGLAGV from the coding sequence ATGGACCAACGGACGCGAGCGATCGTCGCCGCGCTCGGGATCGCCGGTATCTTCCTGCTGGTACAGCTGGGCGCGCTCGCGCTCGTCGAACCGTTCGAACAGGCCGGCTTACAGGCGACCGAAAACCCCCAGAACGCGACCAATAGCCTCGTCTATATCGCCGCGTTGCTGGCGATGACCGGACTCATGCTGCTGGCGTTCAGGTACGATCTGGAGGTCGTGATTCGCGGACTGGTCGTGCTGGTCGGTGGCTATATCGGATTCGTGGTCCTTGCGTCGATCGTGCCCGCGTCGGTCGCGCCCGTTGCCGGCGCGAGCGCGATCGCCTGGGTGGCCGCCGGCGCGATCGTCCTCGGGTTGCTCATCTACCCCGAGTGGTACGTCATTGACGCCGCCGGGATCGTGATGGGTGCCGGCGCGGCGGGGCTGTTCGGGATTTCCTTCGGTATCCTCCCGGCACTCGTGTTGCTCGCCGCGCTGGCGGTCTACGACGCGATCAGCGTCTACGGGACCGAACACATGCTCACGCTCGCGGAGGGCGTGATGGACCTTCGAGTTCCGGTCGTCCTCGTGGTCCCGCTGTCGCTGTCGTACTCGTTTCTGGACGCCGACGCGCCCGACAGCGTCGCTGAAACGGACGGGTCGGGGAGCGACACGCCGGGCGGTGAGCAGGGAGCTGACGACAGTCACGATGGGGAAAACAGTGACGAGACGTCGGACAACGAGAGGACTCCTCTCGACAGGGAGGCGCTGTTCATCGGACTCGGCGACGCCGTAATCCCGACCGTGCTGGTCGCGAGTGCGGCCGCGTTCGCGCCCGAATCTGTCCCGACCGTCGCTGCCGGCGGACTCTCGGTCCCGGTGACGGCCATCGGCGCGATGATCGGGACGGTCCTCGGTCTCGCCGTCTTGCTCCGGATGGTGCTTCGCGGGCGTGCACACGCCGGGCTCCCCCTGCTCAACGGCGGCGCGATCGCCGGCTACCTCATAGCCGCGGTTGCGAGCGGGTTCTCGCTCGCGCAAGCGGTCGGGCTCGCCGGCGTCTAG
- a CDS encoding VOC family protein, with protein MDGILDHTMVRVEDLEESIDWYTEHLDWEVKRKSEHSSFTLAFLGPEDMHEDGAVLELTYNHDDRTYDFGDAWGHIAVRVEDVYDAYEQLMDEGVEDYRDPDSCGGQYAFVKSPTGHEIEIVERDYGAKWSIDHTMIRVEDVDQSIGWYVRKLGYEMFRRSEHDDFSLYFLKPDDAPEEAMSMELTYNHDGRSYEFGDAWGHVAVRADESDLEEYWAMLMDRHAEDYRDPASCDYNYAFTKDPDGHEIEVVRR; from the coding sequence ATGGACGGTATTCTCGACCACACGATGGTCCGGGTCGAAGACCTCGAGGAATCGATCGACTGGTACACCGAGCATCTGGACTGGGAAGTGAAACGAAAGAGCGAACATTCGTCGTTCACCCTCGCCTTTCTCGGTCCCGAGGACATGCACGAGGACGGCGCGGTGCTGGAGTTGACATACAACCACGACGATCGCACCTACGACTTCGGGGACGCCTGGGGCCACATCGCGGTGCGCGTCGAGGACGTCTACGACGCCTACGAGCAGTTGATGGACGAGGGCGTCGAGGACTACCGCGATCCCGATTCCTGTGGCGGCCAGTACGCGTTCGTCAAGAGCCCGACCGGCCACGAGATCGAGATCGTCGAGCGCGATTACGGCGCGAAATGGTCCATCGATCACACGATGATCCGCGTCGAGGACGTCGACCAGTCCATCGGCTGGTACGTCCGCAAGCTGGGGTACGAGATGTTCCGCCGTAGCGAACACGACGACTTCTCGCTGTACTTCCTCAAGCCCGACGACGCACCGGAGGAGGCGATGTCGATGGAACTGACCTACAACCACGACGGTCGCTCCTACGAGTTCGGCGACGCGTGGGGGCACGTGGCCGTCCGCGCCGACGAGTCCGATCTCGAGGAATACTGGGCGATGCTGATGGACCGCCACGCCGAGGACTACCGCGATCCGGCATCCTGTGACTACAACTACGCGTTCACCAAAGACCCCGACGGCCACGAGATCGAGGTCGTCAGGAGATAG
- the pfkB gene encoding 1-phosphofructokinase codes for MILTLTPNPAVDQTIEMDEPLEPDTVQTSVGAKFDAGGNGINVSQFVRALGGETTATGITGGFTGYFIEQSLSEFDIPTDFCQIESQPTRISTTILAPAREGVQTSRMDDEDDLPRSEYRLLQTGPEVTEHIVDLLVETVREHDPEILNIGGSLPPGMDAAAVDRIAAAGDWETAVDIHGDVLTDLEETYEYCRPNREELEAATGITVETITDCEQAAKQLHEMGFERVIASMGSEGAVMVTPEQTLYSSAVDVEVVDTVGAGDALFAAILWAYEQGWSDEKALRAGVATAWKLVTVTGSSVRDLNPQDRIDEVRVWEMDG; via the coding sequence ATGATACTCACACTGACGCCGAACCCGGCGGTCGATCAAACGATCGAGATGGACGAGCCCCTGGAGCCCGACACCGTCCAGACGTCCGTCGGCGCGAAGTTCGACGCGGGAGGCAACGGAATCAACGTCTCGCAGTTCGTCCGCGCGCTGGGAGGCGAGACAACGGCAACGGGGATCACCGGCGGGTTCACGGGCTATTTCATCGAACAGTCGCTCTCGGAGTTTGACATCCCGACTGACTTCTGTCAGATCGAATCCCAGCCGACCCGGATCAGTACGACGATTCTCGCGCCTGCACGCGAGGGTGTTCAGACGTCTCGCATGGACGATGAGGACGACCTGCCACGGTCCGAGTACCGACTGCTACAGACAGGCCCAGAGGTCACCGAACACATCGTCGATCTGCTGGTCGAGACTGTTCGCGAACACGATCCGGAGATCCTCAACATCGGCGGGAGCCTGCCACCGGGCATGGACGCCGCGGCGGTCGACCGTATCGCCGCCGCCGGCGACTGGGAGACCGCCGTCGACATCCATGGCGATGTACTCACTGACCTCGAAGAGACCTACGAGTACTGCCGGCCCAACCGCGAGGAACTGGAAGCGGCGACTGGCATCACCGTCGAGACGATTACCGACTGCGAACAGGCGGCGAAACAGCTCCACGAGATGGGGTTCGAGCGCGTCATCGCCTCGATGGGTAGCGAGGGAGCGGTCATGGTCACGCCCGAGCAGACGCTGTACTCCTCGGCGGTCGACGTCGAGGTCGTCGACACCGTCGGTGCCGGTGACGCGCTGTTCGCGGCGATCCTGTGGGCGTACGAACAGGGCTGGAGCGACGAGAAGGCGCTCCGTGCGGGCGTCGCGACCGCCTGGAAGCTCGTGACCGTCACCGGCTCCAGCGTCCGGGATCTCAACCCTCAGGACCGGATCGACGAGGTCCGCGTCTGGGAAATGGATGGCTGA